A single Gemmatimonadota bacterium DNA region contains:
- a CDS encoding ankyrin repeat domain-containing protein, translating to MTPSPASPSSTSSPASTDSSRIQDLLAHRGGLASTLRPDPTLFERVGGRSVVAGIIDGLYDRIEKDAELRPMFTRTLAPERMKQKAFMVEWMGGEPGYTRHHAYGGLKNRHGHIHITRASADRWLTHMAASLRDHIGDETLVAEVLHVLRPLAHGLVNEREPARHGWEMRCHREKRWRVPARMAARGQLEGLERFLDEDASVLDDPRHSAILLGEAALRGHTKVAAVLLDRGVDVNIPFADSSDIMMTAHCAALSKKKDETAAFLLERGAVYDVFSASFLGDLDRVGELLDAAPGLVNAHDPACDLLPVTPLHHAVYGGHIEVASMLFDRGARVGVNSTALVSYAAGRRRTELLRLVLEHGADATRIGCGRWVLDEEESALLIASGADVNYPEGNWIWTACTGNNSQRDDPWYVQALLDKGARIDTVLRGAGALHFAAKAGFTEAMEVLLDNGAPVDGRSEKGETPLFYALKAGPRADMVRSVALLLAHGADPTLEDRLGKSPLGIARRMKRPDKERIVSMFEAASPSVPA from the coding sequence ATGACGCCATCACCAGCGTCTCCTTCATCTACTTCATCTCCAGCATCCACCGATTCGTCCCGGATCCAGGACCTGCTGGCCCACCGGGGCGGGCTCGCTTCAACCTTGAGACCCGATCCGACCCTCTTTGAGCGCGTCGGCGGCCGATCCGTGGTCGCGGGCATCATTGACGGCCTGTATGACCGTATCGAAAAGGACGCCGAGCTACGGCCCATGTTCACCCGTACGCTGGCGCCCGAACGCATGAAGCAGAAGGCGTTCATGGTGGAGTGGATGGGCGGCGAACCGGGCTACACGCGGCACCACGCCTACGGCGGTCTGAAAAACCGGCACGGTCACATTCACATCACCCGTGCATCCGCCGACCGGTGGCTCACGCACATGGCCGCTTCGCTGCGGGATCACATTGGTGACGAAACGCTCGTTGCCGAAGTACTGCACGTGCTCCGGCCCCTTGCCCACGGCCTCGTCAACGAGCGGGAACCCGCCCGGCACGGGTGGGAAATGAGATGTCACCGGGAGAAACGATGGCGAGTACCGGCGAGAATGGCGGCCAGGGGCCAGTTGGAAGGCCTTGAGCGATTCCTGGACGAGGACGCTTCAGTGCTGGACGACCCCCGTCACAGCGCAATCCTGCTTGGAGAGGCAGCGTTGCGGGGCCACACAAAGGTAGCGGCCGTGCTGCTCGACCGGGGGGTGGACGTGAACATACCGTTTGCCGATTCGAGCGACATCATGATGACCGCCCACTGTGCCGCGCTTAGCAAGAAGAAGGACGAAACGGCCGCGTTCCTGCTGGAGCGGGGTGCGGTGTATGATGTCTTCAGCGCCAGTTTTCTAGGTGACCTGGACCGGGTTGGCGAACTGCTGGATGCAGCGCCCGGACTGGTCAATGCCCACGACCCCGCCTGCGACCTGCTACCCGTTACCCCGCTGCATCACGCGGTGTACGGCGGACACATAGAAGTCGCGAGCATGCTGTTCGACCGCGGCGCCAGGGTCGGCGTAAACAGCACGGCCCTGGTCAGTTACGCCGCCGGCCGACGGCGGACCGAACTGCTTCGGCTGGTGCTGGAACATGGCGCGGACGCCACCCGGATCGGCTGCGGCAGATGGGTACTCGACGAAGAAGAGTCGGCCCTGCTTATCGCCAGCGGCGCCGACGTCAACTATCCCGAAGGTAATTGGATCTGGACGGCCTGTACGGGGAACAACAGCCAGCGGGACGATCCCTGGTACGTGCAGGCCCTGCTGGACAAAGGGGCCCGGATCGACACGGTATTGCGCGGGGCCGGCGCCCTGCACTTTGCCGCCAAGGCCGGGTTTACCGAAGCAATGGAGGTGCTGCTGGACAACGGCGCCCCGGTCGACGGGCGGAGCGAAAAGGGCGAGACCCCCCTGTTTTACGCGCTGAAGGCGGGTCCACGGGCGGACATGGTGAGATCGGTGGCACTGTTGTTGGCCCACGGCGCGGATCCGACCCTTGAAGATAGACTGGGCAAGTCGCCTCTTGGGATCGCCCGCCGGATGAAGCGCCCCGACAAGGAACGCATCGTCTCCATGTTCGAAGCCGCTAGTCCTTCCGTGCCGGCGTAA
- a CDS encoding nucleotidyltransferase domain-containing protein, whose translation METTHSTIERKFESALASFVSKAREDRHVLAAILFGSLSADRVWEKSDIDLIVVTRDDKDLFRREGGDDDEVSEGAALLENDVYIHVFMQPRSAFRKMIEGGLQSSFMHSALARSRLLFTHDETIRELYDGIQALHAKDRQVQLMHAASHVLPTLYKAEKWFHVRHDLHYAFLYIMWCVSSLAKIEVFMHGQLAGREVIQQALELNPEFFRKVYTNLIDQPKTEALVGEALGLIDSYLEERLPDLFQPILDYLAEEGSARSVTEIETWFDNQMNLRGVTTVCEWLADKDIISRVSSPLRLTLKSNVEYEELGFYYYRG comes from the coding sequence ATGGAAACCACGCACTCGACCATAGAGCGTAAATTCGAGTCGGCCCTCGCGTCCTTCGTAAGCAAGGCGCGGGAGGACCGGCACGTGCTGGCGGCGATTCTCTTCGGCAGCCTCTCCGCCGACCGGGTATGGGAGAAATCCGATATCGATCTGATCGTCGTCACCCGGGACGACAAGGACCTGTTTCGCCGGGAAGGCGGGGATGACGACGAGGTGTCCGAAGGCGCCGCGCTCCTGGAGAACGACGTATACATCCACGTGTTCATGCAGCCTCGCTCCGCGTTCAGGAAGATGATCGAAGGCGGACTGCAGAGCTCGTTCATGCACTCGGCCCTCGCCCGCAGCCGTCTGCTCTTCACCCACGACGAGACGATCCGGGAACTGTACGACGGCATTCAGGCGTTGCACGCGAAAGACCGCCAGGTCCAGCTCATGCACGCGGCATCGCACGTGTTACCCACGCTGTACAAGGCAGAGAAATGGTTTCACGTCCGGCACGATCTCCACTACGCGTTTCTCTATATCATGTGGTGCGTGAGCAGTCTCGCAAAAATCGAGGTTTTCATGCACGGCCAGCTTGCCGGACGCGAAGTCATCCAGCAGGCGCTGGAACTCAATCCGGAGTTTTTCAGGAAGGTGTATACGAACCTGATCGACCAGCCGAAGACCGAGGCGCTGGTGGGTGAAGCGCTAGGACTGATCGATTCCTATCTCGAGGAACGCCTGCCGGACCTGTTCCAGCCCATTCTCGACTACCTCGCAGAAGAAGGATCGGCCAGGTCGGTCACGGAAATCGAGACCTGGTTCGATAACCAGATGAATCTAAGGGGCGTTACCACCGTGTGTGAATGGCTCGCGGACAAGGACATCATATCCCGGGTATCCAGCCCGCTGCGGCTCACATTGAAAAGCAACGTGGAGTACGAGGAACTCGGATTCTACTACTACCGCGGGTGA
- the uvrA gene encoding excinuclease ABC subunit UvrA, which yields MSEIPVRPRTSADPASAGPTTVGPQANTSGDGAGPRTTILVQGAREHNLRDITVELPRNRLIVVTGLSGSGKSSLAFDTIYAEGQRRYMESLSSYARRFIQQVGKPDVDYLFGLSPVISIEQKTVARNPRSTVGTMTDVSSYLNLLFATISSARCPYCGHDLPIKTAVQILDELLSLPEGTEVELRAPVSRIYGEDLDFLFTEIRKKGYRRMVINETPVDISGEVDVDESGDLRMEVIVDRFVLKPGVEKQLVKGIQDALIAGDQFLRIHVAACGSKSAADRFYASFGCPEHHLAVGDLAPDYFQFNNPSSACRTCLGLGTYMVVHRDLLVPDKSLSIRDGCFVKDAFNYNPDTWSGRVMYSLSVYMGFSLDTPFRALPPPVQDVLFDGTPDKFPLLAPPDAKEPDHKLLGKPWGFGGIGKGIERNYKRYRQKQVASSGMEAWLEKVMVERVCPDCEGSRLKETRHRFRINGRTVHDFGEINFDELRAELDDIEPAGRQELAGRQVIREITGRLDLLLGIGLDYLNFNRRAGTLSGGEAQRIRLSTQIGSGLMGMLYVLDEPSIGLHPRDNVKMIRTLRQLRDLGNTVIVVEHDEETIRAADHIVEMGPGPGVHGGEVVVQGDLDDILHCAGSPTGQYLSGARTIETPHVRRGPTGKTLRILGARENNLNDIDVEIPLGQFVCVTGASGSGKSTLINEVLYKKLYNQLYDSRVLAGDHDRLEGVEHIKHVINIDQSPIGRNARSNPATYIGFYDQIRTLFSKTDEAVSRGYRPGRFSFNVAEGRCAECNGEGTITTQLYFMPDVEVPCEACKGARYNPETLEVTYRGKTIADVLNMSVEEGVTFFEERPTIAKKIGTLDQLGLGYLTLGQSATTLSGGEAQRIKLASELGKLRRGSHILYILDEPTTGLHLADIVHLLSSLNRLIEAGHSVVVIEHHLDVIKTADHIIDLGPEGGHSGGEVIATGTPEEVAGVDASYTGRFLRDHLSHVQRATA from the coding sequence ATGTCCGAAATCCCGGTCCGGCCCCGTACATCCGCCGATCCCGCATCGGCCGGTCCAACAACAGTCGGTCCACAAGCCAACACAAGCGGCGACGGGGCCGGTCCTCGCACAACGATCCTGGTTCAGGGCGCCCGGGAGCATAACCTCAGGGACATTACGGTAGAACTGCCGCGCAACCGGTTGATCGTGGTAACCGGACTTTCCGGCTCGGGGAAATCGTCCCTGGCCTTCGATACGATCTACGCGGAAGGCCAGCGGCGCTACATGGAGTCGCTTTCCTCCTACGCCCGCCGGTTCATCCAGCAGGTGGGCAAGCCGGACGTGGACTATCTCTTCGGCCTTTCTCCCGTCATCTCCATCGAGCAGAAGACCGTCGCGCGCAATCCACGCTCCACCGTGGGCACCATGACCGATGTCAGCAGTTACCTGAACCTGCTGTTCGCCACGATCAGCAGCGCCCGCTGTCCCTATTGCGGCCACGATCTACCAATCAAGACCGCGGTGCAGATTCTCGATGAGCTGCTGTCACTGCCCGAAGGCACCGAAGTGGAACTGCGCGCGCCGGTTTCCCGGATCTATGGCGAGGACCTCGACTTTCTCTTCACGGAGATCCGAAAGAAGGGGTACCGCCGCATGGTGATCAACGAAACGCCCGTGGACATCAGCGGCGAGGTCGATGTGGACGAATCCGGTGACCTGCGCATGGAGGTGATCGTAGACCGGTTCGTCCTGAAACCCGGCGTGGAGAAACAGCTGGTCAAGGGGATACAGGACGCCCTGATCGCCGGGGATCAGTTCCTCAGGATCCACGTGGCGGCCTGCGGCAGCAAATCCGCCGCCGATCGATTCTACGCGTCCTTCGGCTGCCCGGAACACCATCTCGCGGTGGGCGACCTGGCGCCGGACTACTTCCAGTTCAACAATCCGTCCAGCGCGTGCCGGACCTGTCTCGGACTGGGCACGTACATGGTCGTGCACCGGGATCTGCTGGTGCCGGACAAATCGCTGAGCATCCGGGACGGTTGCTTCGTCAAGGACGCCTTCAACTACAACCCGGATACCTGGTCCGGTCGGGTCATGTACAGCCTATCGGTGTACATGGGATTCAGCCTCGATACACCCTTCCGTGCATTACCACCACCTGTCCAGGACGTGCTGTTCGACGGCACGCCGGACAAGTTTCCCCTGCTGGCGCCGCCCGACGCGAAGGAACCCGATCACAAGCTGCTCGGTAAGCCATGGGGATTCGGCGGCATCGGCAAGGGGATCGAGCGGAACTACAAGCGGTACCGGCAGAAGCAGGTGGCCAGTTCAGGTATGGAGGCCTGGCTCGAAAAGGTCATGGTGGAGCGGGTGTGTCCCGACTGCGAGGGATCCCGGCTCAAGGAGACACGGCACAGGTTCCGGATCAACGGCCGCACGGTCCACGATTTCGGGGAGATCAACTTCGACGAGCTTCGCGCCGAGTTGGATGACATCGAACCCGCGGGACGCCAGGAATTGGCCGGCCGGCAGGTGATCCGGGAGATTACCGGCCGGCTCGACCTGCTGTTGGGCATCGGCCTGGACTACCTCAACTTCAACCGCCGCGCCGGCACCCTTTCGGGCGGCGAAGCGCAGCGCATCCGGCTCTCCACGCAGATCGGATCGGGCCTCATGGGCATGCTGTACGTGCTGGACGAACCGAGCATTGGGCTGCATCCCCGCGACAACGTGAAGATGATCCGCACGCTCAGGCAACTGCGCGATCTCGGCAATACGGTCATCGTGGTGGAGCACGACGAGGAGACCATCCGGGCGGCCGACCACATCGTGGAAATGGGGCCGGGACCGGGCGTGCACGGTGGAGAGGTCGTGGTGCAGGGCGATCTCGACGATATCCTGCACTGTGCCGGGTCGCCTACCGGCCAGTATCTATCGGGTGCGCGGACCATCGAGACCCCGCACGTACGGCGCGGCCCGACCGGAAAGACGCTGCGCATCCTGGGCGCGCGGGAGAACAACCTCAACGACATCGACGTCGAGATCCCCCTTGGACAGTTCGTCTGCGTGACCGGTGCATCCGGATCCGGGAAGAGTACACTGATCAACGAAGTGTTATACAAAAAGCTGTACAACCAGCTGTACGACAGCCGGGTGCTCGCGGGAGACCACGACCGGCTCGAAGGCGTCGAGCACATCAAGCACGTCATCAACATAGACCAGTCGCCCATCGGCCGGAACGCCCGTTCGAACCCGGCCACCTACATCGGGTTCTACGACCAGATCAGAACGCTCTTCTCGAAGACCGACGAGGCGGTATCGCGTGGCTACCGGCCAGGTCGGTTCAGCTTCAACGTGGCCGAGGGACGCTGTGCCGAATGTAATGGGGAGGGTACGATCACTACCCAGCTCTACTTCATGCCGGACGTGGAGGTGCCGTGCGAAGCCTGCAAGGGGGCCAGGTACAACCCGGAGACGCTGGAAGTGACCTATCGGGGGAAGACCATCGCCGACGTGCTGAACATGTCCGTCGAAGAGGGGGTCACCTTCTTCGAGGAAAGGCCCACCATCGCAAAGAAGATCGGGACACTCGACCAGTTGGGTCTGGGCTACCTCACACTGGGCCAGTCCGCCACCACCCTCTCCGGGGGCGAGGCCCAGCGCATCAAGCTGGCGAGCGAACTGGGAAAGCTGCGCCGGGGCAGCCATATCCTGTACATCCTGGACGAGCCCACCACCGGGCTGCACCTGGCCGACATCGTCCACCTGCTGTCCAGCCTGAACCGGCTGATCGAAGCCGGTCACAGCGTCGTGGTGATCGAACACCATCTCGACGTGATCAAAACGGCCGACCACATCATCGACCTGGGTCCCGAAGGCGGCCACAGCGGCGGGGAAGTCATTGCCACCGGCACGCCCGAGGAAGTGGCGGGGGTCGACGCGTCCTACACCGGCCGGTTTCTCCGAGACCATTTGAGCCATGTCCAACGCGCTACCGCATAG
- a CDS encoding DNA polymerase II, with protein sequence MSNALPHSNAGGAASAPGGAASAPGGAASAPGRTASAPARETAAEDVGYLLHVFHRAEHGRDVICGVGKLKNGQTFQFMDDRVSPTLYVRVSEQPEADALIRSEGVSARVVPAEYTTMDGEPVAGIEFERVRDQRNLVKSLEAQQTRTYEGDIPFGRQYLIGRGLRGGVRISGAWTAGDRVDRVYANPELKPEYWEPVFSVLALDIETDPDATTIYAVGLVLSESGGGIDSEEIHMVGEPAAGDPPHLVCWPDEASMLRALSSRMLEMDPDLITGWNLVDFDLQVLQRRFRDLNVPFQLGRTDDTSWYRSGEVWGGSTMVIHGRQILDALHLLRGTLQRFEDYRLDTVANAILGRGKLLEEDGGSSRAEKITEVYREDRATFCAYCLEDARLVLDILEAEGLINLTLRRGLLTGLPLERAWVSVAAFDNIYINALHQRGMVAPTTGVDRTPGAGAPGGLIIPAKAGLYRNVFVFDFKSLYPSIIRTFNIDPLAHIEAQDSASDETGAVPGRVSDGDRKGEFLEAPNGGRFSRTPGILPSMLEQFFKRREEARTTGDELASFTYKIVMNSFYGVLASASCRFAAPQLAGAITEFGHYILKWCRDELEKDGYKVLYGDTDSVFVDLDPVERPESGQAMDMGRKVCDRINARLAAHVRERYGVASFLELELEKCYHRFLLPSMRSDVERGRAKGYAGLRRGTDGDRVEIVGMEAVRRDWTDLAHRLQGVLLDRVFHDVPGAEIEEEIYHWVQEVRTGRRDELLVYRKNLRKPVESYTRSVPPHVKAARLMENPTGVIRYVITLDGPQPEGRITAPIDYGHYIEKQIRPIVTTVAHAYELDVEAALSGRLSLFGNALNAPQFQSGSSEVPP encoded by the coding sequence ATGTCCAACGCGCTACCGCATAGCAACGCCGGCGGGGCAGCATCCGCGCCCGGCGGTGCGGCATCCGCGCCCGGCGGTGCGGCATCCGCGCCCGGCAGGACAGCATCCGCTCCCGCCAGGGAAACCGCTGCGGAAGACGTGGGATACCTGCTTCACGTCTTCCATCGGGCGGAGCACGGCCGGGACGTGATCTGCGGGGTCGGGAAACTAAAGAACGGCCAGACCTTCCAGTTCATGGACGACCGGGTCTCGCCCACGCTCTACGTCCGGGTCTCGGAACAACCGGAGGCCGACGCCCTGATCCGTTCCGAAGGGGTTTCTGCCCGGGTGGTGCCAGCGGAATACACCACGATGGACGGCGAGCCCGTTGCGGGCATCGAGTTTGAGCGCGTGCGCGACCAGCGCAACCTGGTCAAAAGCCTGGAGGCCCAGCAGACCCGGACCTACGAAGGCGATATCCCCTTCGGCAGGCAATACCTGATCGGACGAGGACTTCGGGGCGGGGTGAGGATCAGCGGCGCCTGGACCGCTGGCGACCGGGTCGACCGGGTCTATGCCAACCCCGAACTAAAACCGGAGTACTGGGAACCCGTCTTCAGCGTGCTGGCCCTGGATATCGAAACGGATCCCGATGCGACCACCATCTATGCCGTGGGCCTGGTCCTGTCGGAATCAGGCGGCGGCATCGACTCCGAAGAAATACACATGGTCGGTGAGCCGGCCGCAGGGGACCCCCCGCACCTGGTCTGCTGGCCCGACGAGGCGTCGATGCTGCGCGCCCTGTCGTCCCGCATGCTCGAAATGGATCCCGACCTGATTACGGGATGGAACCTGGTCGACTTCGACCTGCAAGTCCTGCAGCGACGCTTCAGGGACCTGAACGTGCCGTTTCAACTCGGGCGGACCGATGACACGTCCTGGTACCGGTCCGGGGAGGTCTGGGGCGGCAGCACCATGGTGATCCACGGCCGGCAGATCCTGGACGCCCTGCACCTGCTTCGCGGCACGTTGCAGCGGTTCGAGGACTACCGCCTGGACACCGTGGCCAACGCCATCCTGGGCAGGGGCAAGCTGCTGGAGGAGGATGGGGGAAGTTCCCGGGCGGAAAAGATCACGGAGGTCTATCGCGAGGACCGGGCGACCTTCTGCGCCTACTGTCTCGAGGACGCGAGGCTGGTACTCGACATCCTGGAGGCGGAAGGACTGATCAACCTGACCCTGCGCAGAGGCCTGCTGACAGGCCTGCCGCTGGAAAGGGCGTGGGTCAGCGTTGCCGCCTTCGACAACATCTACATCAACGCCCTGCACCAACGGGGCATGGTGGCGCCGACGACCGGCGTGGACCGCACCCCGGGCGCCGGCGCGCCAGGCGGATTGATCATACCCGCGAAAGCCGGGCTCTACCGAAATGTCTTCGTCTTCGACTTCAAAAGCCTTTACCCGTCCATCATCCGCACCTTCAACATCGATCCACTGGCACATATCGAGGCCCAGGATTCGGCATCGGACGAGACGGGCGCGGTTCCCGGCCGCGTGTCCGACGGCGACCGGAAAGGGGAATTCCTCGAGGCCCCCAACGGCGGGCGGTTTTCCCGCACCCCGGGCATTCTGCCTTCCATGCTGGAACAGTTTTTCAAGCGCCGGGAGGAGGCCAGGACCACCGGGGACGAACTTGCCTCCTTTACCTACAAGATCGTCATGAATTCCTTCTACGGCGTCCTGGCATCCGCTTCCTGCCGCTTCGCCGCACCTCAACTGGCCGGTGCGATCACGGAATTCGGACACTACATCCTGAAGTGGTGCCGGGATGAGTTGGAGAAAGACGGTTACAAAGTGCTTTACGGGGACACGGATTCGGTGTTCGTTGATCTCGACCCGGTGGAAAGGCCGGAATCGGGTCAGGCCATGGATATGGGTCGGAAAGTATGCGACCGGATCAATGCCCGGTTAGCCGCGCACGTGAGGGAACGGTACGGCGTGGCGTCTTTCCTCGAACTGGAACTCGAGAAGTGCTACCACCGGTTCCTGCTGCCTTCCATGCGGAGTGACGTCGAGCGCGGCAGGGCCAAGGGTTACGCGGGCCTGCGTCGCGGGACCGATGGCGACCGCGTGGAAATCGTGGGCATGGAAGCCGTGCGGCGGGACTGGACCGACCTGGCTCACCGGCTGCAGGGCGTGCTGCTCGACCGGGTGTTTCACGACGTGCCCGGCGCCGAGATCGAAGAAGAAATCTACCACTGGGTCCAGGAGGTCCGCACCGGTCGCCGGGACGAATTGCTCGTCTACCGGAAGAACTTGCGCAAGCCCGTCGAATCCTATACCCGTTCGGTGCCTCCTCACGTCAAGGCAGCCCGGCTCATGGAAAACCCGACGGGTGTCATCCGGTACGTGATCACGCTCGACGGGCCCCAACCGGAGGGCCGGATCACGGCCCCCATAGACTACGGGCACTACATCGAGAAACAGATCCGGCCCATCGTTACGACCGTCGCCCACGCGTACGAACTGGATGTGGAGGCCGCCCTGTCCGGCCGGCTCAGTCTCTTCGGAAACGCCCTGAACGCCCCGCAGTTCCAGTCGGGATCGTCTGAGGTCCCGCCCTAG